A genomic stretch from Chelmon rostratus isolate fCheRos1 chromosome 14, fCheRos1.pri, whole genome shotgun sequence includes:
- the LOC121617731 gene encoding endonuclease domain-containing 1 protein, whose amino-acid sequence MNMLTPLLLSLLICFLPLMSATVVLDFNHIERCKDSLYMGTPPRGFMDVRLKRICQRYADKPRYVTLYDPQKRIPVYSAYTFKKTEGDRRVDYPWMYEPQLAEIDGNGNMLPFPTGYLHMKFEDSQAVLDDYSDVVLYERGHLNPDQHQSTPHDRAATYTLTNVVPEIREFNIGPWREYEERIRVRLNNFCRGTAFIVTGVTTRGNMIRRNNQDRVAIPEDVWSAYCCTDYDRNAPHDVRIRFPSHAAMAKNAKEGNSVHEMPVQELEILLKNSMDVDQNLQIFYDNCISPSPLPLYLQHTI is encoded by the exons ATGAACATGTTAACCCCTttacttctctctcttctgATCTGCTTTTTGCCTCTCATGTCAGCGACGGTTGTCCTAGATTTTAATCACATAGAGAGATGCAAGGACTCCCTGTACATGGGCACGCCGCCCCGGGGCTTCATGGACGTCAGACTGAAGAGGATCTGCCAGCGCTACGCAGACAAACCTCGCTACGTGACCCTGTATGACCCCCAAAAGAGGATCCCAGTGTACTCAGCCTACACCTTCAAGAAGACGGAGGGGGACAGACGTGTGGATTACCCCTGGATGTATGAGCCACAG CTGGCAGAAATCGATGGGAATGGAAACATGCTGCCCTTCCCCACCGGCTACCTGCACATGAAGTTTGAGGACAGCCAGGCAGTCCTGGACGACTACTCTGACGTGGTCCTGTACGAGAGGGGCCACCTGAACCCAGACCAGCACCAGTCCACCCCGCACGACCGCGCCGCCACTTACACTCTGACCAACGTGGTCCCGGAGATCCGCGAGTTCAACATCGGGCCTTGGCGCGAGTACGAGGAGCGGATCCGGGTCCGCCTCAACAACTTCTGCCGCGGCACGGCCTTCATCGTCACCGGCGTGACCACCAGGGGCAACATGATCCGTCGCAACAACCAGGACCGCGTGGCCATCCCCGAGGACGTGTGGTCCGCGTACTGCTGCACCGACTACGACCGCAACGCGCCGCACGACGTCCGCATCCGCTTCCCGTCGCACGCAGCCATGGCCAAGAACGCCAAAGAGGGCAACAGCGTGCACGAGATGCCGGTCCAGGAGCTCGAGATCCTTCTGAAAAACAGCATGGATGTTGACCAGAACCTTCAGATCTTCTATGACAACTGCATCTCTCCATCACCCCTTCCTCTTTACCTGCAGCATACCATCTGA
- the nlgn2b gene encoding neuroligin-2b isoform X2: MLPVWFTDNLDAAATYVQNQSEDCLYLNIYVPTEDDIRDRRKKPVMLFIHGGSYMEGSGNMFDGSVLAAYGNVIVVTMNYRLGVLGFLSTGDQSAKGNYGLLDQIQALRWLNENIGHFGGDPERITIFGSGAGAACVNLLILSHHSEGLFQRAIAQSGSAISSWAVNYRPVMYTKILAKKVGCTLGDMAELVDCLRRKSFRELVDQDIQPARYHIAFGPVVDGDVVPDDPEILMQQGEFLNYDILLGVNQGEGLKFVDDSEGEDGISAASFDYTISNFVDNLYGYPDGKDILRETIKFMYTDWADRDNSDMRRKTLLALFTDHQWVAPAVATAKLHAEFQSPVFFYTFHHHCQTEARPDWADAAHGDEIPYVFGIPMVGATDLFPCNFSKNDVMLSAVVMTYWTNFAKTGDPNLPVPQDTTFIHTKPNRFEEVIWTKFSSKDKQYLHIGLKPRVRDNYRANKVAFWLELVPHLHSLHKLIPITTHLPPGSTNRWKVPPRSTRHPVISTYPPDPEPDGSERPRYSPFPSETRDYSTELSVTVAVGASLLFLNVLAFAALYYKRDKRHELMQRRHRRLSPQRGTTMGMGVGMGVVGAPPHNDLALSQEEELMSLQMKQQRVELEHGTPLPSRGVHGDLEPLRPPVCPPDYTLALRRAPEDVPLMTANTITMIPSTISSMQPLHPFNTYPPVPAPSTTPVPSHSNNALPHQHSTTRV; the protein is encoded by the exons ATATTCGGGATCGTCGCAAGAAGCCGGTGATGCTGTTCATCCACGGAGGCTCCTACATGGAGGGCTCAGGGAACATGTTTGACGGCAGCGTCCTTGCCGCCTATGGAAATGTCATCGTGGTCACCATGAACTATCGGCTCGGTGTGCTCG GGTTTCTGAGCACAGGGGACCAGTCTGCTAAGGGGAACTATGGCTTGTTGGACCAGATCCAGGCCCTGCGCTGGCTCAATGAAAACATTGGTCACTTTGGAGGCGACCCAGAGAGAATCACCATCTTTGGCTCGGGAGCCGGTGCCGCCTGTGTGAACCTTCTCATCCTCTCCCACCACTCAGAGG GCCTGTTCCAGAGGGCCATCGCTCAGAGTGGTTCAGCCATCTCCAGCTGGGCAGTCAACTACCGGCCTGTGATGTACACCAAGATCCTGGCGAAGAAGGTTGGCTGCACTCTGGGGGACATGGCTGAGCTGGTGGACTgcctgaggaggaagagtttcCGGGAGCTAGTGGACCAAGACATCCAGCCCGCACGCTACCACATCGCCTTCGGACCTGTGGTAGACGGGGATGTGGTGCCCGATGACCCTGAGATCCTCATGCAGCAG GGCGAGTTCCTGAACTACGACATACTGCTGGGTGTCAACCAGGGAGAGGGCTTGAAATTTGTTGATGACAGTGAAGGAGAAGACGGGATATCAGCCGCCTCGTTTGACTACACCATCTCCAACTTTGTGGACAATCTGTATGGATACCCAGATG GTAAAGATATCCTGAGGGAGACCATAAAGTTCATGTACACAGACTGGGCTGACAGGGACAACAGCGACATGCGTAGGAAGACCCTCCTGGCTCTGTTCACGGACCATCAGTGGGTGGCCCCGGCTGTCGCCACTGCTAAACTGCACGCTGAGTTCCAGTCGCCTGTCTTTTTCTATACCTTCCACCACCACTGTCAGACCGAGGCGAGGCCAGACTGGGCGGACGCGGCCCACGGAGATGAGATCCCCTATGTGTTTGGGATCCCCATGGTGGGAGCCACTGACCTGTTTCCCTGTAACTTCTCCAAGAACGATGTCATGCTCAGCGCTGTCGTCATGACTTACTGGACCAACTTTGCGAAGACGGG GGATCCAAACCTACCTGTTCCTCAGGACACCACCTTCATTCACACCAAGCCCAACCGGTTTGAGGAGGTCATCTGGACCAAGTTCAGCTCCAAAGACAAGCAGTACTTGCATATCGGCCTGAAGCCTCGTGTCAGAGACAACTACCGGGCCAACAAGGTGGCCTTCTGGCTGGAGCTGGTGCCACATCTCCACAGCCTCCACAAACTCATCCCCATCACGACTCACCTGCCGCCCGGAAGCACCAACCGCTGGAAGGTCCCCCCCCGCTCCACGCGCCACCCTGTAATCTCCACCTACCCGCCTGATCCCGAGCCCGATGGTTCAGAGAGGCCCCGCTACTCTCCCTTCCCAAGTGAAACTAGGGACTACTCCACCGAGCTGAGTGTGACAGTGGCAGTGGGCGCCTCGCTTCTTTTCCTGAATGTGCTGGCCTTTGCCGCGCTTTACTACAAACGGGATAAGCGCCATGAACTCATGCAGAGACGTCACCGCCGACTGTCCCCGCAACGCGGCACTACGATGGGCATGGGTGTCGGCATGGGAGTAGTAGGGGCCCCACCGCACAATGACCTGGCGCTgagtcaggaggaggagctcaTGTCGCTGCagatgaagcagcagagagtggAGCTGGAGCACGGCACACCCCTCCCTTCCCGCGGCGTCCACGGTGACCTGGAACCCCTGCGGCCTCCCGTGTGCCCACCTGACTACACGCTGGCCCTGCGCCGGGCGCCGGAGGACGTGCCACTGATGACAGCCAATACCATCACCATGATCCCcagcaccatcagcagcatGCAGCCCCTCCACCCCTTCAACACTTATCCCCCCGTCCCGGCCCCCTCCACCACACCTGTCCCCAGCCACAGCAACAATGCCCTGCCACACCAACACTCCACCACCCGTGTATAG